Proteins from a genomic interval of Pantoea deleyi:
- a CDS encoding PilN domain-containing protein, with protein MNEAVNLLPWRQRRQRRQQRQSLVVLVLVTLSLLLAVMQQVWRIEQARQGVAQAAGAQQQALDHLAKQLAEQNALLAQLAVVQKQQAKQRRARAQLAAWQRFWLALPALLPDSAWLTWLEKRDQHLTLEGRAQDMVAIRQFRQGLTTVALFDQVKQGGVKRQPDGRYQFSLRLRLREGNDE; from the coding sequence GTGAACGAGGCGGTCAATCTGCTGCCCTGGCGGCAGCGACGTCAGCGGCGGCAGCAGCGACAGAGCCTCGTAGTACTGGTGCTGGTCACCCTCAGCCTGTTGCTGGCGGTCATGCAGCAGGTCTGGCGTATTGAGCAGGCGCGTCAGGGTGTGGCGCAGGCTGCGGGCGCGCAGCAGCAGGCACTGGATCACCTGGCAAAGCAGCTGGCGGAGCAGAACGCGTTACTGGCGCAGCTCGCGGTGGTGCAGAAGCAGCAGGCGAAGCAGCGCAGAGCGCGGGCGCAGCTGGCGGCCTGGCAGCGGTTCTGGCTGGCTTTACCCGCGCTGTTGCCCGACAGCGCGTGGCTGACCTGGCTGGAGAAGCGCGACCAGCATCTGACCCTGGAGGGGAGGGCGCAGGATATGGTGGCGATCCGGCAGTTCCGGCAGGGGTTAACAACCGTCGCCCTGTTTGACCAGGTGAAGCAGGGCGGCGTTAAGCGTCAGCCTGATGGCCGCTATCAGTTTTCGCTGCGGCTGCGTTTGCGGGAGGGGAACGATGAGTGA
- a CDS encoding DNA utilization family protein produces MRHSLLILLLCAGGALARDPFRPVAASICRAAVAPLTGWRLQGIVGREAHYRAWLLTPQGESVMARSGKPFPVAPWQPADIRRHSITLVVPQSCEAQQTRLYLKGGVHDKDSPAAAGPEQPAAGLRRR; encoded by the coding sequence ATGCGCCATAGCCTGCTGATTCTGCTGCTCTGCGCTGGCGGCGCGCTGGCGCGGGATCCGTTCCGGCCTGTCGCGGCGTCGATCTGCAGGGCAGCCGTCGCACCGCTGACCGGCTGGCGGCTGCAGGGGATTGTCGGACGCGAGGCGCACTATCGCGCCTGGCTGCTGACCCCGCAGGGTGAGAGCGTGATGGCCCGCAGCGGCAAACCCTTTCCCGTTGCGCCCTGGCAGCCGGCTGATATTCGCCGTCACAGCATCACCCTTGTGGTGCCGCAGAGCTGCGAGGCCCAACAGACCCGGCTCTATTTAAAAGGAGGAGTGCATGACAAGGATAGCCCTGCTGCTGCTGGCCCTGAGCAGCCTGCTGCCGGTTTACGCCGCCGATGA
- the hofQ gene encoding DNA uptake porin HofQ, whose translation MTRIALLLLALSSLLPVYAADEEPLSLTFDHAPVTRILQALADYQQINLMIAPEVEGTLSLRLDTVPWHQALDLVARMANLTLIEQDNVLMVYPASWQKAQQLARQAEQQEALQQRPLQQRSVRLYSASASEVHASLLRERQSLMSPRGSVTIDKRTNALLLRDTAAALKETERWIRALDRPLDQIELAAHIVTISEEHLQELGVKWGLQADEAAVTDSLHHPRLAIPLAVSSPGVSVGIALSRIGGALLDLELSALEQENQIEIIASPRLFTSHQQTASIKQGTEIPYAVSAGNSGATSIEFKEAVLGMEVTPVISGSGRIQLKIHISQNMPGRTIRTGDSDILSIDKQEIETQVTVSDGQTLALGGIFQQQRSRGQNQVPLLGKVPLIGGLFRQQTEQRKKRELVIFITPRLVRESALTGG comes from the coding sequence ATGACAAGGATAGCCCTGCTGCTGCTGGCCCTGAGCAGCCTGCTGCCGGTTTACGCCGCCGATGAGGAGCCGCTCAGCCTGACGTTTGACCATGCGCCGGTCACACGTATTCTGCAGGCGCTGGCGGACTATCAGCAGATCAACCTGATGATTGCGCCGGAGGTAGAGGGAACGCTGTCGCTGCGGCTGGATACGGTGCCCTGGCATCAGGCGCTGGATCTGGTGGCGCGCATGGCAAACCTGACGCTGATCGAACAGGACAATGTCCTGATGGTCTATCCGGCAAGCTGGCAGAAGGCGCAGCAACTGGCGCGTCAGGCCGAGCAGCAGGAGGCATTACAGCAGCGCCCGCTGCAGCAACGTAGCGTGCGGTTGTACTCTGCCAGTGCCAGCGAGGTTCACGCCAGTCTGCTGCGCGAACGGCAGTCATTGATGAGCCCGCGCGGGAGCGTGACGATCGACAAACGCACCAATGCACTGCTGCTGCGCGATACGGCGGCCGCATTAAAAGAGACAGAGCGCTGGATACGGGCGCTGGATCGGCCGCTGGATCAGATTGAGCTTGCGGCGCACATTGTGACCATCAGCGAAGAGCATCTGCAGGAGCTGGGGGTGAAGTGGGGCCTGCAGGCGGATGAGGCAGCGGTGACTGACAGCCTGCATCATCCCCGGCTCGCTATTCCACTGGCGGTGAGTTCACCGGGCGTCAGCGTGGGGATCGCGCTGTCGCGCATCGGCGGCGCGCTGCTGGATCTGGAACTCAGTGCGCTGGAGCAGGAGAACCAGATCGAAATCATCGCCAGCCCGCGTCTCTTTACCTCACATCAGCAGACCGCCTCGATTAAGCAGGGCACCGAAATCCCCTATGCCGTCTCGGCCGGGAACAGCGGCGCGACCAGCATCGAGTTTAAAGAGGCGGTGTTGGGCATGGAGGTCACGCCCGTTATCTCCGGCAGTGGCCGCATTCAGCTGAAAATCCATATCAGTCAGAATATGCCGGGTCGCACCATCCGGACCGGCGACAGCGACATATTATCCATTGATAAACAGGAAATTGAGACTCAGGTCACGGTCAGCGACGGGCAAACACTGGCGTTAGGGGGTATCTTTCAGCAGCAGCGTTCGCGCGGGCAGAATCAGGTGCCGCTGCTGGGAAAGGTGCCGCTGATTGGCGGGCTGTTTCGCCAGCAGACGGAACAGCGCAAAAAAAGAGAGCTGGTCATCTTCATTACGCCACGATTGGTCAGGGAATCAGCGCTTACGGGTGGATAA
- the aroK gene encoding shikimate kinase AroK, producing the protein MAEKRNIFLVGPMGAGKSTIGRQLAQQLNMEFFDSDQEIERRTGADVGWVFDVEGEAGFRDREEKIINELTEKQGIVLATGGGSVKSRETRNRLSARGVVVYLETTIEKQLARTQRDKKRPLLQVDSPPREVLEALAGERNPLYEEIADVTIRTDDQSAKVVANQIIHMLEKS; encoded by the coding sequence ATGGCAGAGAAACGCAATATCTTTCTGGTTGGGCCGATGGGTGCCGGCAAAAGCACTATTGGCCGTCAGTTGGCTCAGCAACTCAACATGGAGTTCTTCGATTCCGATCAGGAAATTGAGCGACGCACCGGAGCGGATGTGGGCTGGGTTTTTGATGTCGAAGGCGAAGCTGGCTTTCGCGATCGCGAAGAAAAAATCATTAACGAACTGACCGAGAAGCAAGGCATCGTCCTGGCGACAGGCGGGGGTTCCGTCAAATCCCGGGAAACGCGTAATCGTCTCTCCGCCCGCGGTGTTGTGGTTTATCTTGAAACCACCATCGAGAAGCAGCTGGCGCGCACCCAGCGTGACAAAAAACGTCCGTTGCTGCAGGTGGATTCGCCGCCGCGTGAAGTGCTCGAAGCGCTGGCTGGTGAACGTAATCCGCTTTACGAAGAGATCGCCGATGTCACCATCCGCACCGATGATCAGAGTGCAAAAGTGGTGGCGAATCAGATTATCCACATGTTGGAAAAAAGTTGA
- the aroB gene encoding 3-dehydroquinate synthase, with protein MEKITVSLGERSYPITIAAGLFNDPASFWPLKAGENAMVVTNQTLAPLYLDPLIAQLTAAGVNVDQVILPDGEQYKTLAVMDQVFTALLQKPHGRDTTLVALGGGVIGDLTGFAAASYQRGVRFIQVPTSLLSQVDSSVGGKTAVNHPLGKNMIGAFYQPASVVIDTTCLQTLPARELASGLAEVIKYGIILDGAFFQWLEQNLDALLALDTQALAYCIRRCCELKAEVVAADERENGQRALLNLGHTFGHAIEAHMGYGNWLHGEAIAAGMVMAARTAERLGQFSAEETERIIALLRRAGLPVHGPQAMRAEMYLPHMMRDKKVLAGELRLILPLSIGRSEVRGGVAHDMVLAAINDCQQP; from the coding sequence ATGGAGAAGATCACCGTCTCACTGGGGGAACGCAGTTACCCCATCACTATCGCCGCCGGACTGTTTAACGATCCGGCTTCTTTTTGGCCGCTGAAGGCGGGCGAAAACGCCATGGTGGTGACAAACCAGACGCTGGCTCCGCTCTATCTTGACCCGCTGATAGCGCAGCTGACAGCGGCAGGGGTCAATGTGGATCAGGTGATCTTACCCGACGGCGAGCAGTATAAAACGCTGGCCGTGATGGATCAGGTCTTTACCGCACTTCTGCAAAAACCGCACGGTCGTGATACGACGCTTGTCGCCTTAGGCGGCGGCGTCATTGGCGATCTGACCGGTTTTGCTGCGGCCAGCTATCAGCGTGGTGTCCGCTTTATTCAGGTGCCGACCTCCTTACTGTCGCAGGTGGACTCGTCGGTTGGCGGCAAAACGGCCGTTAACCATCCGCTGGGCAAAAACATGATCGGCGCGTTTTATCAGCCCGCGTCGGTGGTGATCGATACAACCTGTCTGCAGACGCTGCCTGCACGCGAACTGGCGTCCGGTCTGGCTGAAGTGATCAAGTACGGCATCATCCTCGATGGCGCGTTTTTCCAGTGGCTGGAGCAGAACCTGGATGCGCTGCTGGCGCTGGATACCCAGGCGCTGGCCTACTGCATCCGTCGCTGCTGTGAGCTGAAAGCGGAAGTGGTGGCAGCCGATGAGCGTGAAAACGGTCAGCGGGCGTTGCTCAATCTGGGCCATACCTTTGGTCATGCGATTGAAGCCCATATGGGCTATGGCAACTGGCTGCATGGCGAAGCGATTGCTGCCGGTATGGTGATGGCGGCGCGCACGGCGGAACGTCTGGGGCAGTTCAGTGCGGAAGAGACCGAACGCATTATCGCCCTGTTACGGCGCGCCGGTTTACCGGTGCACGGGCCGCAGGCGATGCGTGCGGAGATGTACCTGCCGCACATGATGCGCGATAAAAAAGTTCTGGCGGGCGAACTGCGGCTGATACTGCCGCTGTCGATTGGCCGCTCTGAAGTGCGTGGCGGCGTGGCACATGATATGGTGCTGGCTGCAATTAACGATTGTCAGCAACCCTGA
- a CDS encoding SPOR domain-containing protein, producing the protein MDEFKPEDELKPDASDRRPSRPRKSSTAARLPVSRQRIMMGVGILVLLLLVLGIGSALNGPDEKKSTTAANAPAAGGGSGSEKNIDLTGSSSMSGAQNSPATTENSPATGANSGSDAQRDISMPPVASTPTQAAPVDAPANQQRVTLPGDLNSALTNQQQQVDTAAMGSQGGSSLPTAPATVSGTAGTSGTAANPVTAPSRQTPNRTSTAARPAHESSHKTATASKPATRDSRTHTTPARTPATSAPATSVAGSGTASKSLPGGSYTLQLSGASKPESLNAWAKQQNLSGYHVYKTTRSGQPWYVLVSGSYATPADAKRAVASLPADVRAKNPWVKPVSQVKKEASQ; encoded by the coding sequence ATGGATGAGTTTAAACCGGAAGACGAGTTAAAACCTGACGCCAGCGACCGCCGTCCCTCGCGCCCTCGTAAGTCGTCTACCGCAGCCAGACTACCGGTTTCGCGCCAGCGTATCATGATGGGTGTCGGGATCCTGGTCCTGCTGTTACTGGTGCTGGGCATTGGATCGGCACTGAATGGCCCGGATGAGAAGAAATCCACCACGGCGGCGAATGCGCCGGCGGCGGGTGGCGGTTCTGGCAGCGAGAAAAATATCGATCTGACCGGCTCTTCATCCATGTCTGGTGCGCAGAACAGCCCGGCCACGACCGAAAACAGCCCGGCGACCGGCGCAAACAGCGGCTCTGACGCGCAGCGCGACATCTCCATGCCGCCAGTGGCTTCTACGCCGACGCAGGCGGCACCGGTTGATGCGCCCGCGAATCAGCAGCGTGTGACGCTGCCGGGCGATCTCAACAGTGCGCTGACGAATCAGCAGCAGCAGGTCGATACCGCTGCGATGGGCTCGCAGGGGGGCAGCTCTCTGCCCACCGCGCCTGCGACCGTCAGCGGCACGGCGGGCACATCCGGCACCGCAGCTAACCCGGTTACCGCACCGAGCCGCCAGACGCCAAACCGGACCAGTACAGCGGCCCGTCCCGCGCACGAGTCATCGCACAAAACGGCCACCGCGTCGAAGCCGGCGACCCGTGACAGCAGAACACACACGACGCCCGCGCGGACGCCAGCCACCTCTGCACCTGCTACGTCCGTTGCCGGTAGCGGTACGGCCAGCAAATCCCTGCCAGGCGGTAGCTACACGCTGCAGCTGAGCGGCGCGTCGAAGCCGGAAAGCCTGAACGCCTGGGCGAAGCAGCAGAACCTGAGTGGCTATCACGTCTACAAAACCACCCGCAGCGGTCAGCCGTGGTATGTGCTGGTCAGTGGCTCCTACGCGACGCCAGCGGATGCTAAGCGGGCGGTGGCCTCACTGCCTGCAGATGTGCGTGCGAAAAACCCATGGGTGAAACCCGTCAGCCAGGTGAAAAAAGAAGCCAGCCAATAG
- the dam gene encoding adenine-specific DNA-methyltransferase: protein MKKNRAFLKWAGGKFPLVEEIHRHLPQGDCLVEPFVGAGSVFLNTEFDRYHLADINSDLINLYNIVKTRTSDFIRDAQRLFTPENNNELCYYQHRTEFNTSTDAYQRALLFLYLNRHCYNGLCRYNLRGEFNVPFGRYRKPYFPEAELLWFAERAQKATFVCESYDVTLKGAGKGSVVYCDPPYAPLSATANFTAYHTNSFSLREQENLAALAAEISSSEHRIPVLISNHDTALTRLWYQDAVLHVVKARRSISRSITGRTKVDELLALYR from the coding sequence ATGAAAAAAAATCGCGCTTTCCTGAAATGGGCAGGGGGAAAATTTCCCTTAGTAGAAGAGATCCATCGCCATCTGCCGCAGGGCGACTGTCTGGTCGAGCCATTTGTTGGTGCAGGTTCGGTGTTTCTGAACACTGAATTTGATCGCTATCATCTTGCCGATATCAACAGTGATCTGATTAATCTCTACAACATCGTTAAAACGCGCACGTCGGACTTTATCCGCGATGCGCAGCGGCTGTTCACGCCAGAAAATAACAACGAACTCTGTTATTACCAGCACCGCACCGAATTCAATACCAGCACGGACGCTTATCAGCGTGCGCTGCTGTTCCTCTATCTGAACCGTCACTGTTACAACGGCCTGTGCCGCTATAACCTGCGGGGTGAATTCAACGTCCCGTTCGGCCGCTATCGCAAACCCTACTTTCCGGAAGCAGAACTGTTATGGTTTGCTGAGCGTGCACAGAAAGCGACGTTTGTCTGTGAATCGTACGATGTTACCCTGAAAGGGGCCGGTAAAGGATCGGTGGTCTATTGCGACCCGCCTTATGCGCCGCTGTCGGCGACGGCTAATTTTACGGCTTACCACACCAACAGCTTCAGCCTGCGTGAGCAGGAGAATCTGGCGGCGCTGGCGGCAGAGATTTCGTCATCGGAGCACCGGATTCCGGTACTGATTTCCAACCACGACACTGCACTGACGCGTTTGTGGTATCAGGATGCAGTGTTACATGTGGTCAAAGCCCGGCGTTCCATCAGCCGGAGCATAACCGGTCGCACCAAGGTCGACGAACTGCTGGCACTTTATCGCTAG
- the rpe gene encoding ribulose-phosphate 3-epimerase → MKQYLLAPSILSADFARLGEDTAKALAAGGDVVHFDVMDNHYVPNLTMGPMVLKALRDYGITAPIDVHLMVKPVDALIPEFAKAGATYITFHPEASEHVDRTLQLIKEHGCKAGLVFNPATPLSYLDYVMDKLDIILLMSVNPGFGGQSFIPGTLDKLREARRRIDQSGYDIRLEVDGGVKIDNIGQIAAAGADMFVAGSAIFGHPDYKKVIDDMRNELEKTNGSFH, encoded by the coding sequence ATGAAACAATATTTGCTGGCCCCTTCAATCCTTTCGGCAGACTTCGCTCGCCTGGGCGAGGATACGGCCAAAGCGCTGGCGGCCGGAGGTGACGTGGTTCACTTCGACGTGATGGATAACCACTATGTCCCTAACCTGACCATGGGGCCGATGGTGCTGAAAGCCCTGCGCGACTATGGCATCACCGCCCCCATCGATGTGCATCTGATGGTGAAACCGGTGGATGCACTCATCCCCGAGTTCGCCAAAGCGGGCGCCACCTATATCACTTTTCATCCCGAAGCCAGCGAACATGTCGATCGCACCCTGCAACTGATCAAGGAGCACGGCTGCAAAGCGGGCCTGGTGTTTAACCCGGCCACGCCGCTGAGCTACCTCGATTACGTGATGGATAAGCTGGATATCATTCTGCTGATGTCCGTCAACCCCGGTTTTGGCGGTCAGTCCTTTATTCCCGGCACGCTGGATAAGCTGCGTGAAGCGCGCAGACGTATCGATCAGAGCGGCTACGACATTCGTCTGGAAGTGGATGGCGGCGTCAAGATCGACAACATCGGCCAGATCGCGGCCGCGGGGGCGGATATGTTTGTGGCCGGCTCGGCCATCTTTGGTCATCCCGATTACAAAAAAGTGATCGACGATATGCGCAACGAACTGGAGAAGACCAATGGCTCATTTCACTGA
- a CDS encoding phosphoglycolate phosphatase, with protein sequence MAHFTDIRALAFDLDGTLVDSAPGLADAIDRTLNDLRLPQAGLARVSTWIGNGADIMMARALTFALGREPQPEEQRDARALFDRHYADTVEAGSTLFPQVKETLDAFKAAGLPMAIVTNKPTPFVAPLLASLGIEDAFSLIIGGDDVPVKKPHPAAIFKVLGTFGLLQKELLFIGDSRNDIQAAQAAGVPHVGLTFGYNYGEPIATSQPDLTLDSFDELLPALGL encoded by the coding sequence ATGGCTCATTTCACTGATATTCGTGCGCTGGCGTTCGATCTGGATGGCACGCTGGTCGATAGCGCGCCAGGCCTGGCCGATGCGATTGACCGCACGCTGAACGACCTTCGCCTGCCGCAGGCGGGCCTGGCGCGTGTGTCAACCTGGATTGGCAACGGTGCCGATATCATGATGGCCCGCGCGCTGACCTTCGCGCTGGGCCGCGAGCCGCAGCCAGAGGAGCAGCGTGATGCCCGGGCGCTGTTTGACCGTCATTACGCCGACACCGTTGAGGCGGGCAGCACGCTGTTCCCGCAGGTGAAGGAGACGCTGGACGCATTCAAAGCCGCCGGGCTGCCGATGGCGATTGTCACCAACAAGCCGACGCCGTTTGTGGCACCGCTGCTCGCGTCGCTGGGTATTGAGGATGCGTTTTCACTGATTATCGGTGGCGACGATGTGCCGGTTAAAAAACCGCATCCGGCGGCGATCTTTAAGGTGCTGGGCACCTTTGGTCTGCTGCAGAAGGAGTTGCTGTTTATCGGTGATTCCCGCAATGATATCCAGGCCGCGCAGGCGGCGGGCGTTCCGCATGTTGGCCTGACCTTTGGCTACAACTATGGCGAGCCGATTGCCACCAGCCAGCCCGATTTAACCCTCGACTCTTTCGACGAACTATTGCCCGCTCTGGGGCTGTAA
- the trpS gene encoding tryptophan--tRNA ligase, with protein sequence MKPIVFSGAQPSGELTIGNYMGALRQWVQMQDDFHCIYCIVDLHAITVRQDPAALRKATLDTLALYLACGIDPEKSTIFVQSHVPEHTQLSWILNCYAYFGELSRMTQFKDKSARYEENINAGLFDYPVLMAADILLYQTHQVPVGEDQKQHLELSRDIAHRFNALYGEIFKVPEPFIPKSGARVMSLLEPTKKMSKSDDNRNNVIGLLEDPKAVVKKIKRAVTDSEEPPVVRYDIKEKAGVSNLLDILSGVTGKTIAELEQEFEGRMYGHLKGAVADAVSGMLSELQERYHRFRNDEALLEQVMRDGAAKARAQAQETLKKVYEAVGFVAMP encoded by the coding sequence ATGAAACCCATCGTTTTCAGCGGCGCACAGCCGTCCGGCGAACTGACCATCGGCAACTACATGGGAGCACTGCGTCAGTGGGTGCAGATGCAGGATGATTTCCACTGCATCTACTGCATCGTGGATCTGCATGCGATCACTGTGCGTCAGGATCCTGCTGCACTGCGTAAGGCGACGCTGGATACGCTGGCGCTCTATCTGGCCTGTGGTATCGATCCGGAAAAAAGCACCATCTTCGTGCAGTCGCACGTGCCGGAGCACACGCAGCTGAGCTGGATCCTGAACTGCTACGCCTACTTCGGTGAGCTGAGCCGCATGACCCAGTTCAAGGATAAATCTGCGCGCTACGAAGAGAACATCAACGCCGGTCTGTTCGACTACCCGGTGCTGATGGCGGCTGACATCCTGCTGTATCAGACCCATCAGGTGCCGGTCGGCGAAGATCAGAAACAGCATCTGGAGCTGAGCCGCGATATCGCGCATCGCTTCAACGCGCTGTATGGCGAGATCTTCAAGGTGCCGGAGCCGTTTATTCCGAAGTCCGGCGCGCGCGTGATGTCGCTGCTGGAGCCGACGAAGAAAATGTCCAAGTCTGACGATAACCGCAACAACGTTATCGGCCTGCTGGAAGATCCGAAAGCGGTGGTGAAGAAGATTAAACGCGCCGTGACCGACTCTGAAGAGCCGCCTGTCGTGCGTTACGACATCAAAGAGAAAGCGGGCGTCTCTAACCTGCTGGATATTCTGTCGGGCGTGACCGGCAAAACCATCGCCGAGCTGGAGCAGGAGTTCGAAGGCAGGATGTATGGCCACCTGAAAGGCGCGGTGGCGGATGCCGTCTCCGGCATGCTCTCCGAGCTGCAGGAGCGCTATCACCGTTTCCGCAACGATGAAGCGCTGCTGGAGCAGGTGATGCGTGATGGCGCGGCCAAAGCTCGCGCTCAGGCGCAGGAAACGCTGA